A single window of Populus nigra chromosome 17, ddPopNigr1.1, whole genome shotgun sequence DNA harbors:
- the LOC133676973 gene encoding serine carboxypeptidase-like 45: MGAQSWIIMVVISATFMQICRAVDDKLLSLPGQPRVSFQQYAGYVTVDENQDRALFYYFVEAESDPASRPLVLWLNGGPGCSSVGAGAFSENGPFRPSGGESLVRNDYSWNKEANMLFLESPAGVGFSYSANQSFYNLVNDTITAQDNFVFLQNWFLKFPEYKNRDLFITGESYAGHYIPQLAYLIVKSGLKFNLKGIALGNPLLEFGTDFNSEGDFYWSHGLISNPTYELLSAVCNTSQLWRERLGASLSASCLEVVDQLNAEIPDVIDTYDVTGNVCLSSGESETLLGKSGENIDLCVGDKTFLYLNRKDVQETLHAKLVGTPQWTSCSRVTHYDLRNLEIPTIDVVGSLVRSGIRVLVYSGDQDSVIPFTGSRTLVECMAKKLGLNATVPYTAWSEGKQVGGWTQVYDDILTFTTTRGGSQMTPFSSPARSLALFAAFLSGKPLV, translated from the exons ATGGGGGCTCAGTCATGGATAATTATGGTAGTGATATCAGCAACTTTCATGCAAATATGCAGAGCTGTAGATGATAAACTCCTGAGTTTGCCAGGGCAACCAAGAGTCAGTTTCCAGCAATATGCAGGATATGTAACTGTAGATGAAAATCAAGACAGAGCTCTTTTCTATTACTTTGTCGAAGCAGAATCAGACCCAGCTTCAAGGCCTCTTGTGCTCTGGCTAAATGGGG GGCCTGGTTGTTCTTCTGTTGGAGCAGGAGCTTTCTCTGAGAATGGCCCTTTCAGACCAAGTGGTGGAGAGAGTCTTGTTAGAAATGATTATAGTTGGAACAAAG AAGCAAATATGCTGTTCCTGGAATCGCCAGCAGGGGTTGGTTTCTCTTATTCTGCCAATCAATCTTTCTATAACTTGGTGAACGACACTATCACAG CACAAGACAATTTTGTATTCCTACAGAATTGGTTCCTGAAATTTCCTGAGTACAAGAATAGGGATTTGTTTATCACAGGAGAGAGCTACGCAG GAcactatataccacaacttGCTTACCTCATTGTGAAGTCAGgactaaaattcaatttgaagggCATAGCT CTAGGAAACCCTCTATTGGAGTTCGGTACAGATTTTAACTCGGAAGGTGACTTCTATTGGTCTCATGGGTTGATATCAAACCCTACTTATGAACTTCTCAGTGCAGTATGTAACACTTCACAACTCTGGCGAGAGCGTCTAGGAGCCTCCCTTTCGGCTTCTTGTTTGGAAGTGGTAGATCAACTTAATGCAGAAATTCCGGACGTTATTGATACATATGATGTCACTGGAAATGTTTGTCTATCGTCTGGTGAATCAGAAACGCTATTGGGA AAATCTGGAGAGAATATTGATCTTTGTGTAGGAGATAAAACTTTTCTATATTTGAACAGGAAAGATGTGCAAGAAACTCTTCATGCCAAGCTTGTTGGAACTCCACAATGGACTTCGTGCAGTAG AGTTACACACTATGATCTTCGAAACCTAGAGATACCAACAATTGATGTGGTGGGCTCATTAGTCAGATCAGGCATCCGGGTTCTAGTATACAG TGGAGATCAGGATTCTGTTATCCCATTTACGGGGAGTAGGACTTTGGTGGAATGCATGGCAAAAAAGCTGGGATTGAACGCAACTGTGCCCTATACAGCTTGGTCTGAGGGTAAACAG GTTGGCGGATGGACACAAGTCTATGATGACATCCTGACATTTACCACCACTAGAGGAGGCTCTCAAATGACACCATTTTCATCACCAGCAAGATCACTGGCACTATTTGCAGCATTTCTATCTGGGAAGCCTCTTGTCTAG
- the LOC133676895 gene encoding mitotic-spindle organizing protein 1A-like: MDPEAAKTARDSLNLAFHMSNLLDTGLDRHTLSVLIALCDLGLNPEALAAVVKELRREPVSSSLPNSSAPVAKP, translated from the coding sequence ATGGATCCAGAGGCTGCAAAGACTGCAAGAGACTCTTTGAATTTGGCATTTCACATGTCAAACCTTCTTGATACAGGACTTGATCGACACACCCTTTCGGTTCTTATTGCCCTTTGTGATTTGGGTTTGAACCCAGAAGCACTTGCTGCTGTTGTGAAAGAACTCCGGAGAGAACCTGTTTCATCTTCACTGCCAAATTCTAGTGCTCCGGTAGCTAAACCGTAG